Sequence from the Bacteroidales bacterium genome:
ACATTTTAAAGATGAAATTAAGTCTTTAGAGTATATATACATTATTGAAGACGACAGTGAGCTGAGTATGCAACATCTTGAAAAAGTCGGTAAAGAAAATCCTGTTGCTTCCGTTAAACCTGATGTTAATGATATTGCTGCTTTAATTTATACCTCCGGAACAACCGGTGAACCGAAAGGTGTTTTATTAACACACGGAAATTTTATTTCAAATGCAAGAGCAGGAAACAGAAGATACAGTAAATTGTTTAATGAAAATTCAAGAAGCTTGTCTATTCTTCCGTGGGCTCATAGTTACGGTCAAACAGCCGAAGTATATAATTGGTTTTTTACCGGAGGTTCAATCGGCTTTATGGAAAGTGTTGAAACTTTGGCAGAAGACTTACTGAAAGTTAAACCTACCTTTTTAATTGCTGTTCCGCGTGTTTTTAACAAAATTTACGACGGTATTCATGCAAAAATGAATGAAGAAGGCGGTATCAAAAAGAAATTGTTTGATATGTCTCTTAAAGCAGCAAAAGAATATCGTGAGCAAAACGGAAAAGTCAGTTTAGGAACAAAATTAAAATTAAAAATCGGAAATAAATTGGTCTTCTCAAAGATACATGCAAAATTCGGCGGAAAATTGGAAGCATCAATTACGGCAAGTGCAAAAATGAACAATGAAATTTCCTTTTTCTTTCATGATATCGGCTTACCGGTTTACGATTGCTATGGTTTAAGTGAAACCTCACCGGCAGTTACAATGAGCAGCCCGGAACTTAACAAATCCGGAAGTGTAGGTACAACTGTTGAATTTGTTGAAGTCAGAATTGATAAATCAATGATGAATGATGAGAGTGACGAAGGTGAAATTCAAGTAAAAGGACCCAATATAATGGTCGGATACCATAACAAACCGGAAGCCACAAAACAAGTTTTTACAAAAGACGGTTGGTTTAAAACCGGCGATATAGGAAAAATTGATGAAGACAGTTATGTTTATATTACAGGAAGAATTAAAGAACAATTTAAATTAGAAAACGGTAAATATGTGTTCCCGGCAGCTATTGAAGAAGATATTCGATTATTGCCTTATATTGAAAATGCAATGATTTTCGGAGACGGAAAACCGTATAATGTATGCATTGTTATTCCGGATTGTTCTGTTCTGGAAAAAACAGCCGAAATTCTAAAACTTAAAACCGAAGTTAATAAGTTGGTACATCTGCCTCTTGTACAAGAATTTATGGCTATTGAAATTCGTAAAAGTTTAAAAGACAAATACGGAAATTATGAAATACCCAAAAAGTTTATTTTTACGGATGAAGACTTCACAATAGAAAACGGAATGCTCACTCAAACCTTAAAACTTAAACGAAGAGTGGTAATTGAAAAATACAAAGGACAAATTGAAATGCTTTATAAAACTTAGATACTAAAAATCAATATTTATTTTTACCGTAATATTTCTTCTGTTTTGCGGAAGTTTTGAAGCATAATATATTCCGTTTGCACTTCTTACACCGGGATGAAAATATTCTGTATCTAAAATATTATTAACTAAAATTTCAGCCGAAATACCTTTATAAATATTATAAGAAATTGCATTATTCAAAACAAAATAAGCATCAATTTTATTTAAAGGGTTGTTTGATACTGTTGTTTCCTTTCCGGTAGGTTTTTTACCCGACCAATTTGCTCGCAAATTAATATTCAATTTATCAAAAAATAATGCATTTATTCCGAAATTCAAATGATGGCTTGAAATATCTCCTATTCTTGTTTTTTTTCCGGTAATATTATATGGCTTCGTAAAAGTGTAATTAATGTATGTCGAATAATTTGAATAGTTAAAATACAAATTACTCTGTAAACCTTTAATGTTTACATTCCCTATAGCTTGATGTTGGGTAGTCGTTACCAAATTTCCGCCGTCATCAACAAAGCTTACGTCAACAGTTCCTATTGCACCCGTATAATAAGAGTTGTAAGCAACAAAATCAATAAAAAAATAATTATTTGCTTTCCAACTGAAACTATATTCTGAATTTTTTACTTTTTCGGGCTTCAAATTAGGATTATCTAATAATCTTCCCGGTGTTGTGCTGTATTTTGTCCAATAACCGGCATCCATAAATGCCTCTGAATAAATAGCTTTAAATACAAAATTTAAAGGAGACCAAACAATTGCTGCTTTAGGGTTAAAAACGGTTCCGTATCCTCCGGTTAATCTTATTTTGTTATTATCAACCCTGCCTCCCAATATAAAATTAAAGTTTTTAAACGGTGAATACCCTGCTTGCATAAAAAAGCCGAAATCTCTGCTGAAATAATGATTTCCGCCTTTTGAATTATCTAAATAAGCTGTTTCTTCAGGATTTTCAGTTTCTCCGAATAAATAAGCTCCTTGAATATGACTTACTCTGAACTCAATTCCGGTTATCAAATTAAAGTTATCATGCGGTGTGTATTCTAATCTTAATTCAGATCTTAATTGTTGCGAGTAAGTTTGCCACCATGTTCTTGTCCAATTCGGAACCTGAATTGAATCAACAGGCAATAAAAATATATTTC
This genomic interval carries:
- a CDS encoding long-chain fatty acid--CoA ligase — translated: MIKIEKPDNLVDHFEIATEKFKNNKLFGTKNKQTGEYEWITYDDVRKKVDDFRGGLASLNIQKGDGVAIIANNRTEWAVAAFATYGLGARFIPMYENEILRTWQYITNDADIKFLLVSNKAIYEQVKHFKDEIKSLEYIYIIEDDSELSMQHLEKVGKENPVASVKPDVNDIAALIYTSGTTGEPKGVLLTHGNFISNARAGNRRYSKLFNENSRSLSILPWAHSYGQTAEVYNWFFTGGSIGFMESVETLAEDLLKVKPTFLIAVPRVFNKIYDGIHAKMNEEGGIKKKLFDMSLKAAKEYREQNGKVSLGTKLKLKIGNKLVFSKIHAKFGGKLEASITASAKMNNEISFFFHDIGLPVYDCYGLSETSPAVTMSSPELNKSGSVGTTVEFVEVRIDKSMMNDESDEGEIQVKGPNIMVGYHNKPEATKQVFTKDGWFKTGDIGKIDEDSYVYITGRIKEQFKLENGKYVFPAAIEEDIRLLPYIENAMIFGDGKPYNVCIVIPDCSVLEKTAEILKLKTEVNKLVHLPLVQEFMAIEIRKSLKDKYGNYEIPKKFIFTDEDFTIENGMLTQTLKLKRRVVIEKYKGQIEMLYKT